The proteins below are encoded in one region of Bifidobacterium catenulatum DSM 16992 = JCM 1194 = LMG 11043:
- a CDS encoding YggT family protein codes for MILSLIGSIVHFLVNAYILVLFIRMILDWVAVLAPLWRPRGLAASLIDAIYQLTEPPLRWLRQYIRPIPMGPIYFDVAFIVLYFILIVIDFLI; via the coding sequence ATGATTCTGTCTTTGATTGGTAGCATCGTCCACTTTCTGGTTAATGCCTACATTCTGGTGCTGTTCATTCGCATGATTCTCGATTGGGTTGCCGTGCTGGCTCCGTTGTGGCGTCCACGGGGGTTGGCTGCATCGCTGATCGACGCCATTTACCAGCTGACGGAACCGCCGCTGCGCTGGCTACGCCAATATATCCGCCCTATTCCAATGGGTCCCATCTACTTCGATGTGGCATTCATTGTTCTTTATTTCATTCTCATTGTTATTGATTTCCTCATTTAA
- the dnaE gene encoding DNA polymerase III subunit alpha: MATSGNFVQLHNHTHYSLLDGASKIPDLVKRAKELNMPAVGITDHGNMHGAYEMWSTAVKEGVKPIIGIEAYVTPETARQDQTRVSWDTNWNPDIDPQHRRRNPNDVSGGGLITHLTMWAETDEGLVNLMKASTDANLEGRVMRYPRMDKEILAKYSKGIIASSGCPSGIIQTRLLLGQFDEALRAAGELQDIFGRDNFYIEFMDHGLKIEKQVTDGLLDIAKKLNAPLLATNDSHYVRAEDAGSQDAMLCINSGSTLDEPGRFKFDGTGYYLKSAEEMRELFKDIPEACDNTLEIAERCNVMFDDHEDGAFMPQFDCPEGWDETSLFLRKVEEGLEQRYDGHPPIEVLKQADYECGVICQMQFCGYFLVVADYINWAKSHGVMVGPGRGSAAGAMVAYAMGITELDPIKHGLIFERFLNPERVSLPDIDVDFDPDGRGRVLDYVGDKYGRDKVAQCVIYGTIKTKQALKDSARIMGYEFSMGERITKALPPAQTGGKDIPLRDIFEPTSKRYAEAREFRELYDSDPDAKRVTDEAMGIEGLIRQTGVHACATIMGSEPISNTSPLLERTDGTVTTTLEYHTCETLGLVKMDFLGLSNLTVIRDTLNNIEANGKERIDHTKIPLDDRATYDLLSRGDTLGVFQLDSDGMRSLLKTLKPNNFNDISALIALYRPGPMDMDSHTNYAKRKNGLQKITPIHPEVAEPLKEVLDETYGLIVYQEQVQSAARILAGYSLGKADVLRRAMGKKKPEVLAKEKVPFFAGMKEHGYSQEAAQAVWDILVPFSGYAFNKAHSAAYGLISYWTAYLKTHYPVEFMAALLQGASTNKDKTALYLGEARRMGIQVLSPDVNESVYEYSAVGDVVRFGLGAIRNVGKAAVDAIVKERDGSHGRYVNFPDFIKRVPMEALNRRLVESLIKAGAFDSIDPNRRALFTIHEAAINSVVGLKRKQAEGQFDLFADLEDSGEDDAGMGDAMVSVPDVEEWDKKTKLNFEREMLGLYVSDHPLSGMQSILVSLSEMSIAHLIDRAANMPDGQQVTVAGLITNVDRRVSKKGNPWAIVTIEDLESSIQCMFFGKVYEAAAPELAVDTVVQIRGQVEKRDETVSMRATEFNVPTLEAQDEKPVTIMLPPIALDQSHVQQLGQILSNHPGPCEVKLALMDDKGNAKVLTFGDRFRVRRDTSLFAEIKILFGPSSLPLG; this comes from the coding sequence ATGGCTACTTCCGGAAATTTCGTACAACTGCATAATCATACGCATTATTCGCTGCTTGACGGCGCATCGAAAATTCCGGATCTGGTCAAGCGCGCCAAAGAACTCAATATGCCCGCCGTCGGCATCACCGACCACGGAAACATGCATGGTGCATACGAAATGTGGAGCACCGCGGTCAAAGAGGGTGTCAAACCGATCATCGGCATCGAAGCGTATGTGACGCCGGAAACCGCGCGACAGGACCAAACCCGCGTCAGCTGGGACACCAATTGGAATCCCGATATCGATCCGCAGCATCGCCGGCGCAACCCCAACGACGTATCCGGCGGCGGCCTGATCACCCACCTTACGATGTGGGCCGAAACCGACGAAGGCCTCGTCAATCTTATGAAAGCGTCCACCGACGCGAATCTTGAGGGCCGTGTCATGCGATACCCCCGAATGGATAAGGAGATCCTTGCCAAATATTCCAAAGGCATCATCGCATCTTCCGGATGCCCGTCAGGAATCATACAAACGCGACTGCTGCTCGGCCAATTCGACGAAGCATTGCGCGCCGCGGGGGAATTGCAGGATATTTTCGGACGTGACAATTTCTATATCGAATTCATGGACCACGGTCTGAAGATCGAAAAGCAAGTGACCGACGGTCTGCTGGATATCGCGAAAAAACTGAACGCGCCGCTGCTTGCCACCAACGATTCGCATTACGTGCGTGCTGAAGACGCGGGCTCGCAGGATGCCATGCTATGCATCAACTCGGGCTCCACGCTGGACGAGCCGGGACGATTCAAATTCGATGGAACCGGCTACTATCTGAAATCCGCCGAAGAAATGCGCGAACTGTTCAAAGACATTCCCGAAGCGTGTGACAATACGTTGGAAATTGCCGAACGCTGCAACGTCATGTTCGACGATCATGAGGATGGCGCGTTCATGCCGCAATTCGACTGCCCGGAAGGCTGGGATGAGACCTCGCTGTTCCTGCGGAAAGTCGAGGAAGGCTTGGAACAGCGCTATGACGGGCATCCGCCGATCGAAGTGCTCAAGCAAGCCGATTACGAATGCGGTGTGATCTGCCAGATGCAGTTCTGCGGATACTTTCTCGTGGTGGCCGACTACATCAATTGGGCTAAATCGCATGGCGTGATGGTGGGACCGGGCCGTGGATCGGCGGCAGGAGCCATGGTGGCGTACGCCATGGGCATCACCGAACTCGACCCAATCAAACATGGCCTGATCTTCGAACGATTCCTTAACCCGGAACGTGTGTCACTACCTGATATTGACGTCGATTTCGATCCGGATGGCCGCGGCCGTGTGCTTGATTACGTTGGCGACAAGTACGGTCGAGACAAGGTCGCGCAATGTGTGATCTACGGCACTATCAAAACCAAGCAGGCGCTGAAGGATTCAGCGCGAATCATGGGCTACGAATTCTCCATGGGCGAGCGCATCACCAAGGCGTTGCCGCCGGCGCAGACGGGTGGCAAGGATATTCCGTTGCGTGATATTTTCGAGCCGACGTCGAAGCGTTATGCGGAGGCTCGTGAATTCCGTGAATTGTATGATTCCGATCCGGATGCGAAGCGTGTTACGGATGAGGCGATGGGCATTGAGGGTCTGATTCGTCAGACCGGCGTGCACGCGTGCGCCACGATCATGGGTAGCGAGCCGATTTCGAATACGTCGCCGCTGCTGGAACGTACCGATGGTACGGTTACGACCACGTTGGAGTATCATACGTGTGAAACGCTTGGTTTGGTCAAGATGGATTTTCTTGGTCTTTCCAACTTAACGGTTATTCGCGATACGTTGAATAATATCGAGGCGAATGGCAAGGAACGTATCGACCATACGAAGATTCCGTTGGATGATCGTGCCACGTACGATCTGTTGTCGCGAGGTGACACGCTTGGCGTGTTCCAGTTGGATTCCGATGGTATGCGTTCGTTGCTGAAGACGTTGAAGCCGAATAACTTCAACGATATTTCCGCATTGATCGCGCTGTATCGTCCTGGGCCGATGGATATGGATTCGCATACGAATTATGCGAAGCGTAAGAATGGTTTGCAGAAGATCACGCCGATTCATCCTGAGGTGGCTGAGCCGCTGAAGGAAGTGCTTGATGAGACGTATGGTCTGATTGTGTACCAGGAGCAGGTGCAGTCGGCTGCGCGTATTTTGGCTGGTTATTCGTTGGGCAAGGCAGATGTGCTTCGTCGAGCGATGGGTAAGAAGAAGCCTGAGGTACTAGCCAAGGAGAAGGTGCCGTTCTTCGCGGGCATGAAGGAGCATGGGTATTCCCAGGAGGCGGCTCAGGCCGTGTGGGATATTTTGGTGCCGTTCTCAGGTTACGCGTTCAATAAGGCGCATTCGGCCGCATACGGTTTGATTTCGTATTGGACCGCGTATTTGAAGACGCATTATCCGGTGGAGTTCATGGCGGCTTTGCTGCAGGGTGCGAGTACGAACAAAGACAAGACCGCGTTGTATTTGGGTGAGGCTCGCCGCATGGGCATTCAGGTGTTGTCGCCTGATGTGAACGAGTCGGTGTATGAGTATTCCGCTGTTGGCGATGTGGTGCGTTTTGGCCTTGGCGCCATTCGTAATGTTGGCAAGGCTGCGGTTGATGCGATTGTCAAGGAACGTGACGGCAGTCATGGCAGGTATGTGAATTTCCCTGATTTCATCAAGCGTGTGCCGATGGAGGCGTTGAATCGTCGATTGGTTGAATCGTTGATCAAGGCTGGTGCGTTTGATTCGATTGATCCGAACCGTCGTGCGTTGTTTACGATTCATGAGGCTGCGATTAATTCGGTGGTCGGTTTGAAACGTAAGCAGGCTGAGGGCCAGTTTGATTTGTTCGCTGATTTGGAGGATTCCGGCGAAGATGATGCCGGCATGGGTGATGCCATGGTGAGTGTGCCTGATGTGGAGGAGTGGGATAAGAAAACCAAGTTGAATTTCGAGCGTGAAATGCTTGGTTTGTATGTGTCCGACCATCCGTTGAGCGGTATGCAGTCGATTCTGGTGTCGTTGAGTGAAATGTCAATCGCGCATCTGATCGATCGTGCCGCGAATATGCCTGACGGCCAGCAGGTGACGGTGGCAGGCTTGATCACGAATGTGGATCGTCGCGTGTCGAAGAAGGGCAATCCTTGGGCGATTGTGACGATTGAGGATTTGGAAAGCTCCATCCAGTGCATGTTCTTCGGCAAGGTATATGAGGCCGCCGCTCCCGAACTGGCGGTCGATACGGTGGTGCAGATTCGTGGACAGGTTGAAAAACGTGATGAGACGGTGAGCATGCGTGCCACGGAATTTAACGTGCCAACGTTAGAGGCGCAGGATGAGAAGCCGGTGACGATTATGCTGCCGCCGATCGCGCTTGACCAATCGCATGTGCAGCAGTTGGGGCAGATTCTCTCAAATCATCCTGGACCTTGCGAAGTGAAGCTCGCGTTGATGGACGATAAGGGCAATGCCAAGGTGCTGACGTTCGGCGACCGTTTCCGCGTGCGCCGCGACACGAGTCTGTTCGCTGAGATCAAAATCCTTTTTGGTCCCAGTTCGCTGCCTTTGGGCTGA
- the hisD gene encoding histidinol dehydrogenase, translated as MRIIDLRGKKLTRAEMLEAMPRAEMGTNEATELVQPILDDVKARGAAALRDFAEKFDHIRPENLRVPVAAMKAAVDELDPEVRAAIEESVRRSRAVSASQVPAPFHTDLAEGARVSERWIPVQRVGLYVPGGKAVYPSSVIMNVVPAQAAGVESLAIATPPSRNNADGLPDKTILATCAILGVDEVYAVGGAQAVAMFAYGAKGSEPQDGEILCDPVDKITGPGNIFVATAKRMVSGIVGIDAVAGPTEIAIIADKGANPSWLAADLIGQAEHDELAGSVLITDSEEIAEQVQEDLKYRVPRTEHSERVNTSLRGRQSGIILTDDIEQSIDAANAYAAEHLEIQTADPDAVIAKIRNAGAIFRGPYSPVPLGDYMSGSNHVLPTSGTARFASGLGVHTFMKPVEVIEYDEQGLKTLAARVNAFAVSEDLPAHGESVLSRFIDDPYNKETIKEQEEQAGLR; from the coding sequence ATGCGAATCATTGACCTGCGTGGTAAGAAGCTGACCCGAGCTGAAATGCTGGAGGCTATGCCCCGTGCCGAGATGGGCACCAACGAGGCGACCGAACTCGTGCAGCCCATTCTTGACGATGTGAAGGCCCGCGGTGCTGCGGCCTTGCGTGACTTCGCGGAGAAATTCGACCATATCCGTCCGGAGAATCTGCGCGTGCCGGTGGCAGCCATGAAGGCCGCCGTCGACGAGTTGGATCCGGAAGTGCGTGCCGCCATCGAAGAGTCCGTGCGTCGTTCCCGCGCCGTGTCCGCTTCCCAGGTGCCGGCACCGTTCCACACCGATCTGGCTGAGGGTGCCCGCGTTTCCGAACGTTGGATTCCAGTGCAGCGTGTCGGTCTGTATGTGCCTGGCGGCAAGGCCGTCTACCCAAGCTCCGTCATCATGAACGTGGTTCCGGCACAGGCCGCCGGCGTGGAATCCCTCGCCATCGCAACCCCGCCGAGCCGTAACAATGCTGACGGTCTGCCCGACAAGACCATTCTCGCCACCTGCGCCATTCTTGGCGTTGACGAAGTGTATGCGGTCGGCGGTGCTCAGGCTGTGGCCATGTTCGCCTACGGTGCCAAGGGTTCCGAACCGCAGGACGGCGAGATCCTGTGCGATCCGGTTGACAAGATCACCGGTCCGGGCAACATTTTCGTCGCCACCGCCAAGCGCATGGTGTCGGGCATTGTAGGCATCGACGCCGTGGCAGGACCGACCGAAATCGCCATCATCGCAGACAAGGGCGCTAACCCGAGCTGGCTGGCCGCCGATCTGATCGGCCAAGCCGAGCATGACGAACTCGCCGGTTCCGTGCTCATCACCGACAGCGAAGAGATTGCCGAACAGGTGCAGGAGGATCTCAAGTACCGCGTGCCTCGCACCGAGCATTCCGAGCGTGTGAACACGTCGCTGCGTGGTCGTCAGTCCGGCATCATCCTCACCGATGACATCGAACAGTCCATCGACGCGGCCAACGCGTACGCCGCCGAACACCTTGAGATCCAGACCGCCGACCCGGATGCCGTGATCGCCAAGATCCGCAACGCCGGTGCCATCTTCCGTGGCCCGTACTCTCCAGTGCCGCTGGGCGACTACATGTCCGGTTCCAACCACGTGCTGCCGACCTCCGGCACTGCACGTTTCGCCTCCGGTCTGGGCGTGCACACCTTCATGAAGCCGGTCGAAGTCATCGAATACGACGAGCAGGGTCTGAAGACCCTCGCTGCTCGCGTAAATGCTTTCGCCGTTTCTGAAGATCTGCCGGCACACGGCGAAAGCGTGCTAAGCCGCTTCATCGACGATCCATACAATAAGGAAACCATCAAGGAACAGGAAGAGCAGGCAGGCCTTCGATGA
- a CDS encoding signal peptidase II: MTNDQRRLRTRVAVFACIAVAALVLDQITKAWAQSALADGHTVRVIPGILSFTLVHNPGASLGMGSNMTWLISLLAIVACVALVGLEIRTISMKWTVVFALAFAGALGNLIDRVAYAEGFLNGKVVDFLNYGWSVGNVADIFLMVAGVAAVVLLFVGEPFSQKELDERNKEQMERTAGEKSA; this comes from the coding sequence ATGACAAATGATCAAAGACGGCTGCGCACTCGCGTGGCCGTCTTTGCGTGTATCGCCGTTGCGGCGCTGGTACTTGATCAGATCACCAAGGCATGGGCGCAGTCGGCGCTTGCCGATGGGCATACGGTACGTGTGATTCCGGGGATTCTTTCATTCACGTTGGTGCATAATCCGGGCGCGTCCTTAGGTATGGGCTCCAACATGACGTGGTTGATTTCTCTGCTTGCCATTGTGGCTTGCGTGGCACTTGTGGGGCTGGAGATCCGTACCATTTCCATGAAATGGACGGTGGTGTTCGCTCTTGCGTTTGCCGGAGCGTTAGGCAATCTCATCGACCGTGTGGCATATGCCGAAGGTTTCCTCAACGGCAAAGTCGTCGACTTCCTCAACTACGGATGGTCGGTCGGCAATGTCGCTGACATTTTCCTGATGGTGGCGGGCGTTGCCGCAGTCGTGCTGCTGTTCGTAGGAGAACCGTTCAGCCAGAAGGAACTTGACGAACGGAACAAGGAACAGATGGAACGAACGGCTGGAGAGAAGAGCGCATGA
- a CDS encoding DivIVA domain-containing protein, producing MALLTPKDIREHTFQTVRFKEGYDVDEVDDFLDQVTETVEALGKQAVASGQATQSLGPDVAGLNSKISELSAQVQSLQQENATLKSASEQAAGAGDQAAQAAQVAAAKLTEAEESNRALSAQNEQLKGQVDRLSAQVDQLTAQAAEAAGQADLGEQLTAMQHERDAFRAQTEDLSRQLASAQQQVVVAQQQAAEIQQLNARLDEAQEQVAQAQQQDERAQQQAMQIQQLAQQLQESQQREAQLREQVAKVEPSTETGSLQKIAGAAASANTEPERATAMLTLAMQLHDQYVDKGKAKAKEITDESQRKYDELIGNANDYSNRTRSEADNYSESTRSDADQYSADTRAKADGYLNQKTQEGDAYLTKRAQEGDAYLTKRAQEGDDYLSQRTQEGNAYLDQKTQEGDAYLAQKTQEGDTYLDQKTQDGDAYLAQKTQEGDTYLDQKTQEGDAYLAQKTQEGDTYLDQKTQEGDAYLVQKTQDGDTYFSTKHNEADEYESEVQKRAFDYDSKTRTAADDYAQQVRDNLEAQTKVIEGNIQGLKQFETEYRARLTEFLGQLVSQVSDTNNYDQDSQND from the coding sequence ATGGCTCTGTTGACGCCGAAAGATATCAGAGAGCATACTTTCCAGACCGTAAGGTTCAAAGAGGGGTATGATGTCGACGAAGTCGACGATTTTCTCGATCAGGTAACCGAGACGGTGGAGGCTCTAGGCAAGCAGGCGGTCGCCAGCGGCCAAGCTACTCAGTCCCTCGGCCCGGATGTTGCGGGGCTCAACTCCAAGATTTCCGAGCTCAGCGCTCAGGTTCAGTCCCTGCAGCAGGAGAACGCGACATTGAAGTCCGCCTCCGAGCAGGCAGCCGGCGCTGGTGATCAGGCAGCTCAGGCCGCACAGGTCGCAGCAGCCAAACTCACCGAGGCTGAGGAAAGCAACCGTGCTCTGTCGGCCCAGAACGAACAGCTCAAAGGTCAGGTGGATCGCCTGTCCGCCCAGGTTGACCAGCTTACCGCTCAGGCGGCTGAAGCCGCAGGCCAGGCGGATTTGGGCGAGCAGCTTACCGCCATGCAGCATGAGCGCGACGCATTCCGCGCACAGACCGAAGACCTGTCCCGTCAGCTGGCTTCCGCCCAGCAGCAGGTTGTGGTGGCCCAGCAGCAGGCCGCTGAGATTCAGCAGCTCAATGCAAGGCTTGATGAAGCCCAGGAGCAAGTCGCCCAGGCCCAGCAGCAGGATGAGCGTGCCCAGCAGCAGGCCATGCAGATTCAGCAGCTTGCCCAGCAGCTGCAGGAATCGCAGCAGCGTGAAGCCCAGCTGCGCGAACAGGTCGCCAAGGTTGAGCCAAGCACCGAAACCGGCAGCCTGCAGAAGATCGCAGGAGCTGCAGCCAGCGCCAATACGGAGCCGGAGCGCGCCACTGCCATGTTGACCTTGGCCATGCAGCTGCACGACCAGTATGTCGACAAGGGCAAAGCCAAGGCCAAGGAAATCACCGACGAGTCCCAGCGCAAGTACGACGAGCTCATCGGCAATGCCAACGACTACTCCAACCGTACTCGTTCCGAGGCTGACAACTATTCCGAAAGCACCCGTTCCGATGCTGATCAGTATTCGGCCGACACTCGTGCCAAGGCTGATGGTTACCTGAACCAGAAGACTCAGGAGGGTGACGCGTACTTGACCAAGCGTGCCCAGGAGGGTGACGCGTACTTGACCAAGCGTGCTCAGGAAGGCGACGACTACCTGTCACAGCGCACTCAGGAGGGTAACGCCTACTTGGATCAGAAGACTCAGGAAGGCGATGCCTATCTTGCGCAGAAGACGCAGGAGGGCGATACCTACTTGGATCAGAAGACTCAGGATGGCGATGCCTATCTTGCGCAGAAGACGCAGGAGGGCGATACCTACTTGGATCAGAAGACTCAGGAAGGTGACGCCTATCTTGCGCAGAAGACGCAGGAGGGCGATACCTACTTGGATCAGAAGACTCAGGAAGGTGACGCCTACCTTGTGCAGAAGACGCAGGATGGTGATACGTACTTCTCCACGAAGCACAACGAAGCCGACGAATACGAGTCCGAAGTGCAGAAGCGTGCCTTCGACTACGATTCGAAGACCCGTACCGCGGCCGACGACTATGCCCAGCAGGTCCGCGACAATCTCGAAGCACAGACCAAGGTCATCGAAGGCAACATTCAGGGTCTCAAGCAGTTCGAAACCGAATACCGCGCGCGTCTTACCGAATTCCTCGGCCAGCTTGTGTCGCAGGTGTCTGACACGAACAACTATGATCAGGATTCCCAGAACGACTGA
- a CDS encoding histidinol-phosphate transaminase — protein sequence MSETSSNAIPAYLPLRNDLIGEEPYGAPQLDVPVCLNVNENPYAPEPAVVETIAQRVKEIAPTLNRYPDREHIALRQAFCDYLERESGVKLEVDQLWGANGSNEIMLQLFQAFGGPGRIALSCDPTYSMYPEYARDTFTTWKLAHRNEDFSLNVDATIKAIENVKPAMIVLTSPNNPTGTPLKMDDLKRVLDAAKTAEVEGAAEGVHPVVVVDEAYIEFRDPGTPTALELIGEYENLAVSRTMSKAFAFAGARVGYLAANKGIIDCVRIVRMPYHLSAVTQAAALAAFEHTDEQLSRVAHLRDIRNQTAAWLKEQTYKGQPLEVAETQSNFILFGGHFDNRDRIFDELLQRGVLIRTVGPDGWMRVCMGTDGEMARFREALVEVLRIVEQD from the coding sequence ATGAGTGAGACTTCCAGCAACGCCATTCCGGCATATCTTCCGCTGCGCAACGATCTGATCGGCGAAGAGCCGTACGGTGCGCCGCAATTGGACGTGCCTGTATGCCTCAACGTCAACGAGAATCCGTATGCGCCGGAACCGGCAGTGGTCGAAACCATCGCACAGCGAGTCAAGGAAATCGCCCCGACTCTCAACCGTTACCCGGATCGTGAGCATATCGCGTTGCGTCAGGCATTCTGCGACTATCTCGAACGCGAGTCTGGCGTCAAGCTGGAAGTCGACCAGCTGTGGGGCGCCAACGGATCCAACGAGATTATGCTGCAGCTGTTCCAAGCTTTCGGTGGTCCAGGGCGCATTGCGCTCAGCTGCGATCCGACGTATTCGATGTATCCGGAATATGCCCGCGACACGTTCACCACATGGAAGCTTGCGCACCGCAACGAGGATTTCTCTCTGAACGTCGACGCCACCATCAAAGCCATCGAAAACGTCAAGCCTGCCATGATCGTGCTCACCAGTCCGAACAATCCGACCGGCACCCCGCTGAAGATGGACGATCTCAAGCGCGTGCTCGACGCTGCCAAAACCGCTGAAGTCGAAGGTGCCGCCGAAGGCGTGCATCCGGTGGTCGTGGTGGACGAAGCCTACATCGAATTCCGTGATCCAGGCACGCCCACCGCGCTCGAACTCATCGGCGAGTACGAGAACCTCGCAGTGAGTCGAACCATGAGCAAGGCGTTCGCCTTCGCAGGCGCACGAGTCGGCTACCTGGCCGCCAACAAGGGCATCATCGACTGCGTACGCATCGTGCGTATGCCGTACCACCTGTCGGCCGTCACCCAGGCTGCCGCCCTCGCCGCATTCGAACATACCGACGAGCAGCTCAGCCGTGTGGCACACCTGCGCGACATCCGCAATCAGACCGCAGCATGGCTCAAGGAACAAACTTACAAGGGCCAGCCGCTCGAAGTGGCCGAAACACAGTCAAACTTCATTCTATTCGGCGGGCATTTCGACAATCGCGACCGTATCTTCGACGAGCTGCTCCAGCGTGGCGTGCTCATCCGCACCGTCGGCCCTGACGGCTGGAT
- a CDS encoding cell division protein SepF, translating to MAGFMKSAMSYLGMTDVAEGDEDFSEEDESSATSFDSDHSVTPMASTPAATSVPREQTKANPFQGGRVSRITTIHPKSYEDAQLVGRAIRDGVPVVLNLTGVAEAVAYRIVDFSAGVVFGVRGSIERVTPRVFLLSPAQVNIKVEEPQANNSSHDLFVD from the coding sequence ATGGCAGGTTTTATGAAAAGCGCGATGTCCTATTTGGGCATGACCGACGTTGCTGAGGGTGACGAGGATTTCAGCGAGGAGGATGAGAGCAGTGCAACCTCGTTCGATTCCGACCATTCCGTGACCCCGATGGCTTCGACGCCTGCCGCGACGTCCGTTCCGCGCGAACAGACCAAAGCCAACCCGTTCCAAGGAGGAAGGGTGAGCCGGATCACCACGATTCACCCGAAGTCCTATGAGGACGCGCAGCTGGTCGGGCGTGCCATTCGTGACGGCGTTCCGGTGGTGCTGAACCTAACTGGCGTTGCCGAGGCCGTTGCGTATCGCATTGTGGACTTTTCCGCAGGCGTGGTTTTCGGCGTGCGTGGCTCCATCGAGCGTGTCACTCCGCGCGTGTTCCTGCTGAGCCCAGCCCAGGTGAACATCAAGGTCGAAGAGCCGCAAGCGAATAACTCGTCGCACGATCTGTTCGTCGACTGA
- a CDS encoding RluA family pseudouridine synthase, translated as MSRLVPAPDALVGKRFDVAVAKMLGISRAKAAELIEGGQARVLGRDISKSSTLQSGETVEFDIVEERTEPEPIAHDMAVVYEDDDVVVVDKPVGVAAHASVGWTGPTVLGSLLDRGVHITSYGAAGRQGIVSRLDVGTSGLMLVCKSDLAYVEMRRQFAEHEVVKTYHALVQGNLRENKATIEAPIGRAKVSDFRFCVTPAGKEAVTHWDVMERFGEATLVSVNLETGRTHQIRVHFSSIGHPLAGDAMYGANPQLSETLGLERQWLHAMQLEFRHPRTRVWTTVKSHYPADLQHALDVMHGRHDTQDKPEA; from the coding sequence ATGAGCCGTCTTGTTCCCGCACCCGATGCGCTTGTCGGCAAACGTTTCGATGTCGCCGTTGCCAAAATGCTAGGCATTTCCCGTGCCAAGGCAGCGGAACTCATCGAAGGCGGGCAGGCGCGTGTGCTTGGTCGTGACATTTCCAAATCGTCGACCCTGCAATCAGGCGAAACCGTGGAATTTGATATTGTCGAGGAACGAACCGAGCCTGAACCAATCGCGCATGATATGGCCGTGGTCTATGAAGACGACGATGTGGTGGTGGTTGACAAGCCGGTGGGCGTGGCGGCTCATGCTTCTGTCGGCTGGACCGGTCCGACGGTGCTTGGCAGTCTGCTTGACAGGGGAGTGCATATCACCTCTTATGGCGCTGCAGGGCGTCAAGGCATCGTATCCCGTCTCGACGTGGGCACATCTGGCTTGATGCTCGTGTGCAAGTCCGATCTCGCCTACGTGGAAATGCGCAGGCAATTCGCCGAACATGAAGTCGTGAAGACCTATCATGCGCTCGTGCAGGGCAATCTCAGGGAAAACAAAGCAACCATCGAAGCGCCGATCGGTCGCGCCAAAGTCTCCGATTTCCGTTTTTGTGTGACGCCTGCCGGCAAAGAGGCCGTCACCCATTGGGATGTGATGGAACGTTTCGGCGAGGCGACACTGGTTTCCGTGAACCTTGAAACCGGGCGCACGCATCAGATTCGCGTGCATTTCTCATCCATCGGGCATCCGCTTGCCGGAGACGCCATGTATGGCGCCAATCCGCAACTGAGCGAAACGTTGGGACTGGAACGGCAGTGGTTGCACGCGATGCAACTCGAATTCCGCCATCCGCGAACCCGTGTCTGGACTACGGTGAAATCGCATTATCCAGCTGATTTGCAACATGCGCTTGATGTGATGCACGGAAGGCACGACACACAAGATAAGCCCGAAGCGTGA